Proteins from a single region of Bradyrhizobium diazoefficiens:
- a CDS encoding ABC transporter ATP-binding protein — protein sequence MEGQPALAVDLRDVMIRFGAFTAVESMNLQVGDTEFVAVVGPTGCGKSTILNTVTGLLKPASGEVRIFGMPLAGLNDQSGYMLQQEGLLPWKTAQDNVGLGLVFQGKSVQAARAEARPWLAKVGLKGFEERYPHQLSGGQRKRVAMAQTLIMEPRIVLMDEPFSALDVHTRRLMHRILLDLWQAERRSLIFITHDLDEAITLADRVVVMSSGPGSRMVGDVKITLPRPRDVSALQTTDEFVALYREIWSLLGTEVEKSYAAQN from the coding sequence ATGGAAGGGCAGCCGGCGCTCGCCGTTGATTTGCGTGACGTGATGATCCGCTTCGGCGCCTTCACGGCCGTCGAGAGTATGAACCTCCAAGTCGGCGACACCGAATTCGTCGCGGTCGTGGGGCCAACCGGGTGCGGCAAGTCCACCATCCTGAATACCGTCACGGGGCTTTTGAAGCCCGCTTCGGGGGAGGTCCGCATCTTCGGCATGCCGCTCGCCGGGCTGAATGACCAGTCCGGCTACATGCTGCAGCAGGAAGGGCTGCTACCCTGGAAGACCGCGCAGGACAATGTCGGCCTCGGTCTGGTATTCCAGGGCAAGTCTGTCCAAGCTGCGCGCGCGGAAGCGCGACCCTGGCTCGCGAAGGTCGGCCTCAAAGGATTCGAAGAGCGCTATCCGCATCAACTCTCTGGCGGCCAGCGCAAGCGGGTCGCTATGGCGCAGACGCTGATCATGGAGCCGAGAATCGTCCTGATGGACGAGCCCTTCTCGGCGCTTGACGTCCACACCCGCCGGCTGATGCACCGCATCCTGCTCGACCTCTGGCAGGCGGAGCGCCGGTCCCTGATCTTCATCACACACGATCTCGATGAAGCGATCACGCTGGCTGACCGCGTGGTCGTCATGTCGTCGGGTCCTGGGAGCCGGATGGTCGGCGACGTCAAGATCACCCTGCCGCGTCCGCGCGATGTCTCTGCGCTGCAGACCACGGACGAGTTCGTCGCCCTCTATCGCGAGATCTGGTCCCTGCTCGGCACTGAGGTGGAGAAGAGCTATGCCGCGCAGAACTAA
- a CDS encoding ABC transporter permease: MPRRTKVVVTQVAIILVLLLIWEFGVRSGIIDAFFFPAPSALIERIKEWMSTGDFWTDVGITLVETILSFVVGIAIGTALGIWLGLSPFAADVVQPFIKMFNAIPRILLGPIFVIWFGLGLTSKVALGVTLVLFVAFFNTFQGVREVNPVVLANARLLRASKSSLLRHVYLPSATTWILSSLRVSVGMAVMGAVVAEYLGSSAGLGHLIAQAEGVLDATGVFAGIIVLSAFVIALDAVVDRAEKRLLVWRPAPAHET; encoded by the coding sequence ATGCCGCGCAGAACTAAGGTCGTCGTCACGCAGGTCGCCATCATCCTCGTGCTGCTTCTGATCTGGGAATTCGGCGTGCGGTCTGGGATTATCGATGCGTTCTTCTTTCCGGCGCCGTCCGCTCTGATCGAGCGGATAAAAGAGTGGATGTCCACCGGCGATTTCTGGACCGACGTCGGTATCACGTTGGTCGAGACGATCCTATCCTTCGTCGTCGGGATAGCGATCGGCACAGCGCTCGGGATTTGGCTCGGCCTGAGCCCGTTCGCGGCCGACGTCGTTCAGCCCTTCATCAAGATGTTCAACGCGATCCCCCGCATTCTGCTGGGACCGATCTTCGTCATCTGGTTTGGCCTCGGACTGACGTCCAAGGTCGCGCTCGGCGTAACCCTGGTGCTGTTCGTCGCCTTCTTCAACACCTTCCAGGGCGTGCGCGAGGTCAATCCGGTCGTGCTCGCAAATGCGCGGCTTTTGCGAGCCTCGAAATCCTCGTTGTTGCGCCACGTCTATCTGCCGTCCGCTACGACTTGGATCCTGTCGAGCCTGCGAGTGTCCGTCGGCATGGCAGTCATGGGGGCCGTCGTGGCCGAGTACCTCGGCTCGTCCGCAGGTCTTGGGCATCTGATCGCGCAGGCCGAAGGCGTGCTCGACGCAACCGGCGTGTTCGCCGGAATCATCGTCTTGTCCGCATTCGTCATTGCTCTCGACGCCGTCGTCGACCGTGCGGAGAAACGGCTCCTGGTCTGGCGGCCGGCGCCGGCTCACGAAACCTGA
- a CDS encoding ABC transporter substrate-binding protein, whose amino-acid sequence MRALMGVILSVAAIGLSSAYAAEPEKATLKIAVGSQILNYMPLELGVKLGKFKEEGLNVTVENFQAGGSKALQALIGGSVDGTVGFYDHTIQMQAQGKAISCVFLLNDIPGVLLGVRSDLADKVKTGAGLKGLKLGITAPGSSTDTMARYYIKKSGLGPRDVNIIAVGSGAPGMVALEAKNIDALVYFDPIATLLARKNAAKPLFDARTVEGSQVTFGGVYPTACLYLQQSFIDKNPETVQRLVNALLKTHRWINSASTEQLVDAIPAGYKTDNREVNIEILKASKALFSQTGLMDAEAAKVPLAVLSDFDPKIAAANIDLGKTFTNRFAEHAAKLLK is encoded by the coding sequence ATGCGCGCGTTGATGGGAGTCATCCTGAGTGTGGCAGCTATCGGCCTCTCGTCGGCTTATGCCGCCGAACCGGAGAAGGCGACACTGAAGATTGCTGTCGGCTCCCAGATCCTCAACTACATGCCGCTCGAACTCGGGGTGAAGCTCGGCAAGTTCAAGGAAGAAGGCCTCAACGTCACTGTCGAGAATTTTCAGGCCGGCGGCTCCAAGGCACTTCAGGCACTGATCGGCGGTTCGGTCGATGGCACGGTAGGCTTCTACGATCACACCATCCAGATGCAGGCGCAGGGCAAGGCGATCTCCTGCGTGTTCCTGCTCAACGACATCCCGGGAGTTCTCTTGGGCGTACGCAGTGACCTCGCTGACAAAGTGAAGACCGGCGCTGGCCTCAAGGGACTGAAGCTCGGTATCACCGCGCCCGGCTCGTCGACCGATACGATGGCACGCTACTACATCAAGAAGTCAGGCCTCGGACCACGCGACGTCAATATCATCGCGGTCGGGAGCGGCGCGCCTGGCATGGTCGCGCTTGAGGCCAAGAACATCGACGCTCTGGTCTATTTCGATCCCATCGCCACGCTGCTGGCCCGGAAGAATGCGGCCAAGCCCCTGTTCGATGCGCGCACGGTGGAAGGCTCCCAGGTCACCTTTGGAGGCGTCTATCCGACGGCGTGCCTTTACCTGCAGCAATCGTTCATCGACAAGAATCCGGAGACCGTGCAGCGCCTGGTCAATGCGTTGCTAAAGACCCACCGCTGGATCAACTCGGCGTCGACCGAACAACTCGTCGATGCAATTCCGGCCGGGTACAAGACGGACAACCGCGAGGTGAACATCGAGATTCTGAAGGCCTCGAAGGCGCTGTTTTCCCAGACCGGCCTCATGGACGCCGAAGCGGCCAAGGTTCCGCTGGCGGTGCTGAGTGATTTCGACCCGAAGATTGCGGCGGCCAACATCGATCTCGGCAAGACCTTCACCAATCGGTTTGCCGAACATGCAGCCAAGTTGCTGAAATAA
- a CDS encoding CoA transferase, with translation MSLPLSGIRVLDLSNVLAGPFCGYHLARLGAEVIKIENPNGGDLARRLGADPQRAERLQGLSFVAVNAGKQSVALDLKSQPGKEVFLRLVSEADVVLENFRPKVMERLGLDFDILSKRNPRLVYCAISGFGQSGPWSGRPAYDQIVQGLSGAMSVTGDAATAPLRTGFPISDTIAGLTAAFAIAAALVEQRHTKRGRFIDVSLLEATIAAMGWVVSNHLNAGVEPQPMGNENFTAAPSGTFRTATGPLNIAANEQKQYQTLCDLIGRQDLKSDPRFAKREARKLNRALLAEELNAALNSKPAEEWEALLNAAGVPAGCVLTVPQILQQPHVLNRKFVERLPAETAGEPSLRVTRPGFLLDEEFPVPSRPPTLGADTERWLARLGYTAQEAEQLISSGVVGTPRQGEAHFPQVRAATDGAA, from the coding sequence ATGTCTCTGCCGCTCTCCGGCATCCGCGTCCTCGACCTGTCTAATGTCTTGGCAGGTCCGTTCTGCGGCTACCATCTTGCGCGCCTCGGCGCGGAGGTCATCAAGATTGAAAACCCAAACGGCGGTGACCTTGCCCGCCGGCTCGGCGCCGATCCGCAAAGGGCAGAGCGTCTGCAAGGCCTCTCTTTCGTGGCGGTCAATGCCGGCAAGCAATCCGTCGCACTCGACCTGAAGTCGCAACCGGGTAAGGAGGTGTTTCTGCGGCTCGTCTCCGAGGCCGATGTCGTTCTCGAAAACTTCCGGCCAAAGGTCATGGAGCGGCTTGGTCTCGACTTCGACATCTTGAGCAAGCGCAATCCACGCCTCGTCTATTGCGCGATCTCGGGCTTTGGGCAGAGCGGCCCGTGGTCCGGCCGGCCGGCCTACGATCAAATTGTCCAGGGCCTTTCAGGTGCGATGAGTGTGACGGGCGATGCGGCCACGGCTCCGCTGCGGACCGGCTTCCCGATCTCCGATACGATCGCCGGATTGACGGCCGCCTTTGCCATCGCCGCCGCGCTCGTCGAGCAGCGGCATACGAAGCGCGGCCGTTTCATCGACGTCTCGCTGCTCGAGGCGACCATCGCGGCGATGGGATGGGTAGTATCCAATCATCTGAACGCCGGCGTCGAGCCGCAGCCGATGGGCAACGAGAACTTCACCGCTGCGCCGTCAGGCACTTTTCGGACCGCTACGGGTCCCCTGAATATCGCCGCCAACGAGCAAAAGCAGTACCAGACCCTTTGCGACCTGATCGGCCGGCAAGATCTGAAATCGGACCCGCGTTTTGCAAAGCGCGAGGCGCGCAAGTTGAACCGCGCGTTACTGGCCGAGGAGCTCAACGCGGCCTTGAACTCCAAGCCGGCAGAGGAATGGGAGGCGTTGCTGAACGCCGCGGGCGTTCCTGCCGGCTGTGTGCTGACCGTTCCCCAAATTCTGCAGCAGCCGCATGTGCTGAATCGTAAGTTCGTGGAGAGGCTACCTGCTGAAACGGCAGGTGAGCCGTCCTTGCGGGTCACGCGCCCAGGTTTTCTGCTGGACGAAGAGTTTCCCGTCCCATCGCGTCCGCCGACCCTCGGTGCCGACACTGAACGATGGTTGGCGCGGCTCGGCTACACCGCTCAGGAGGCTGAGCAGTTGATCTCCAGTGGCGTGGTCGGGACGCCACGCCAAGGCGAGGCACACTTTCCGCAGGTTCGGGCCGCAACCGATGGCGCTGCGTGA
- a CDS encoding citryl-CoA lyase translates to MSETELREQAAHWWRTSICDIAPGRIAYRGYPIEDLIGQISFPAMIWLMLRGELPLPAQEKLLQAALVASVDHGPHAPSIAIAQMAVSCGLPLNGAMASAINTLDDVHGGAGEQAIELYEDVLRRSETAETDRAANDAIDRFIAIRSKYLPGFGHRFHPVDPRAAPLLALVDAAVGEGVVSGRYASAARAIERVMQRRKGKLIPMNIDGATAVIYGELGFAAPLARGIFCLSRVVGILAHAWEQTGRKDRNKGPMPKQFAYKYEGQPKRRLTGAP, encoded by the coding sequence ATGAGCGAAACAGAGCTGCGAGAACAGGCTGCCCATTGGTGGCGAACCTCCATATGCGATATCGCCCCAGGGCGGATCGCTTATCGCGGATACCCGATCGAGGACTTGATCGGGCAGATTTCGTTCCCCGCCATGATCTGGCTGATGCTGCGGGGCGAATTGCCTCTACCTGCGCAGGAGAAGCTGTTGCAAGCTGCGCTCGTCGCCTCCGTCGATCACGGTCCGCACGCGCCATCGATTGCAATCGCCCAGATGGCGGTCAGTTGCGGGCTGCCGCTCAATGGTGCGATGGCGTCTGCTATCAACACGCTCGACGACGTGCATGGCGGAGCCGGAGAGCAGGCGATCGAGCTATACGAGGACGTCCTGCGACGCAGCGAGACCGCGGAAACCGACCGAGCCGCCAATGATGCCATCGACCGGTTCATCGCCATACGCAGCAAATATCTGCCTGGCTTCGGTCATCGCTTCCATCCCGTTGATCCGCGTGCCGCACCGCTGCTGGCCCTCGTCGATGCTGCCGTGGGCGAAGGCGTGGTCAGTGGCCGCTACGCCAGCGCCGCGCGCGCGATCGAGCGCGTCATGCAGCGGCGCAAGGGCAAGCTCATCCCGATGAACATCGATGGCGCGACCGCGGTGATCTATGGCGAGTTGGGATTTGCCGCGCCGCTCGCGCGTGGCATCTTCTGCCTGTCGCGCGTGGTCGGCATCCTGGCACATGCCTGGGAGCAGACCGGACGTAAGGACCGCAACAAGGGACCTATGCCCAAGCAGTTCGCCTACAAGTATGAGGGGCAGCCGAAGCGAAGGTTGACGGGCGCGCCATGA
- a CDS encoding SMP-30/gluconolactonase/LRE family protein has translation MMYLDGPPQVIETRVWATMPAEFRRPGVRSDWADANRGGKPVDCFIEGPSFDASGNLYVVDIPFGRIFRIATDGAWSLIIEYDGWPNGLKIAPDGRILVADYMNGLMELDARRGTVRTLLGHRISESFKGCNDLHVSSTGDIYFTDQGQTGLHDPTGRVFRLRPDGRLDCLISNGPSPNGLVLDPHETALFVAMTRDNSVWRVPLVRDGGVAKVGRFSVFFGISGPDGLTMDANGRLFVAHASLGHVFVLAPNGECIARVKSCAGPTCTNVALGPNGALFTTESSTGSILIADTSGL, from the coding sequence ATGATGTATCTCGACGGGCCACCACAGGTCATCGAAACGCGCGTCTGGGCGACCATGCCAGCTGAATTTCGCAGGCCCGGCGTTCGCTCGGATTGGGCCGACGCCAACCGCGGCGGCAAGCCGGTCGATTGCTTCATCGAAGGGCCATCGTTCGACGCGTCCGGAAATCTCTATGTGGTCGATATTCCCTTCGGCCGCATCTTCAGAATTGCAACGGATGGCGCCTGGTCCCTGATCATCGAGTATGACGGTTGGCCAAACGGACTGAAGATCGCGCCGGACGGCCGCATTCTGGTCGCCGACTACATGAATGGCCTGATGGAGCTGGATGCGCGGCGCGGCACGGTTCGAACCCTGCTTGGTCATCGCATTTCCGAGTCCTTCAAGGGCTGCAACGACCTGCATGTCTCGTCGACCGGCGACATCTACTTTACCGACCAAGGCCAGACCGGGTTACACGATCCAACCGGCCGCGTATTTCGCCTGCGTCCCGATGGACGGCTGGATTGCCTGATCTCGAATGGGCCAAGCCCGAATGGTCTCGTGCTCGACCCCCACGAAACCGCGCTGTTCGTGGCAATGACGCGTGACAACAGCGTCTGGCGGGTGCCGCTCGTGCGCGATGGAGGAGTCGCCAAGGTCGGCAGGTTCAGCGTGTTCTTCGGGATAAGCGGTCCAGACGGGCTGACCATGGACGCGAATGGGCGACTATTCGTTGCGCATGCCTCGCTCGGTCATGTCTTCGTGCTGGCGCCCAACGGTGAATGTATCGCGCGCGTCAAATCCTGCGCTGGCCCAACCTGCACGAATGTCGCATTGGGTCCAAATGGCGCTCTGTTCACCACAGAATCATCTACCGGCTCCATATTGATCGCCGACACTAGTGGTCTCTAA
- a CDS encoding PIN domain-containing protein — MVSTFVDTSVWFAAASARDPENELAKSILLGLDGWTLTDHVFAETWQLLKARFGSEVANTFWDRLRESGAVIEPVTAGDLEAASQIEASYPDEEYSFVDRTSFAVMERVGITRAASLSPSFSKYRYGRRKQAFQIVRSGHSAAFAALREANLHRRPVRLTYGGKELVVCPYILGHAVGEERAFVLVVDGTGERKESERGHWMCLRLTKIQNIETLDCSWVDRPYPGPIQRCVDQVHLDVRQL, encoded by the coding sequence ATGGTGAGCACGTTCGTCGACACTTCGGTCTGGTTCGCCGCCGCCTCTGCCCGCGACCCCGAGAACGAGCTCGCCAAATCCATTCTGCTCGGACTGGACGGCTGGACCCTGACGGATCACGTGTTTGCGGAGACCTGGCAACTGCTCAAGGCACGGTTCGGCAGCGAGGTCGCGAACACGTTTTGGGACCGTCTGCGGGAGTCCGGCGCCGTGATCGAGCCCGTCACGGCCGGCGATCTCGAGGCGGCTTCGCAAATCGAGGCGAGTTATCCGGACGAAGAGTATTCGTTCGTCGACCGCACCAGCTTCGCCGTCATGGAGCGGGTCGGCATAACCCGAGCCGCATCGCTCAGCCCGTCCTTCTCCAAGTACCGTTACGGCCGCCGCAAGCAAGCTTTCCAGATCGTTCGCTCAGGTCACAGCGCTGCGTTCGCGGCCCTGAGGGAAGCCAACCTCCACCGGAGGCCCGTTCGATTGACCTATGGGGGGAAAGAATTAGTGGTCTGCCCGTACATCCTCGGCCACGCTGTCGGGGAAGAGCGGGCATTCGTCTTGGTCGTGGATGGGACTGGCGAGCGAAAGGAATCAGAACGGGGACATTGGATGTGCCTGCGTCTTACCAAGATCCAGAACATCGAGACGCTCGACTGCTCGTGGGTTGACCGGCCATATCCTGGGCCGATTCAGCGATGTGTCGATCAGGTGCATCTGGACGTGCGCCAGCTGTAG